One part of the Mangrovibacillus cuniculi genome encodes these proteins:
- a CDS encoding ABC transporter ATP-binding protein, with amino-acid sequence MDIQLKKVHKSFEKKAVIKDISLVIPSGEICCLLGPSGSGKTTLIRLMIGAISADQGSVQFDEVKMPNRSMLSKVGFMPQNDALYDDLSAEANLEFFGGLYQMNKKELASRIEEVLEIVELTDHRQKHVRNFSGGMKKRLSLAASILHSPSVLFLDEPTVGIDPVLRRSIWEQFQKIKREGTTIVVSTHVMDEVSECDKAALIYNGELIQYDEVQKLLEKTESGRVEELFIQAAGNVQGGEAK; translated from the coding sequence GTGGATATCCAGTTAAAAAAAGTCCATAAAAGCTTTGAGAAAAAAGCAGTGATTAAAGATATCTCTTTGGTTATTCCTTCAGGAGAGATTTGCTGCTTGTTAGGTCCGTCAGGTTCAGGGAAAACAACGTTAATTCGACTAATGATTGGAGCAATCTCTGCCGATCAAGGTTCGGTTCAGTTTGATGAAGTAAAGATGCCGAATAGAAGCATGCTTTCTAAAGTTGGATTCATGCCTCAAAATGATGCTCTTTATGATGACTTATCAGCAGAGGCAAATTTAGAATTTTTCGGTGGTTTGTACCAAATGAATAAAAAGGAATTGGCTTCGAGAATAGAAGAGGTTTTAGAGATTGTGGAATTGACGGACCATCGTCAGAAACACGTGAGAAATTTTTCAGGAGGAATGAAGAAGCGACTTTCGTTAGCTGCTTCCATTTTACATTCTCCATCTGTTTTGTTTTTAGATGAGCCAACTGTCGGGATAGATCCTGTGTTACGAAGATCCATTTGGGAACAGTTTCAAAAAATTAAACGAGAAGGTACAACAATTGTAGTTTCTACGCATGTAATGGACGAGGTAAGTGAGTGTGACAAAGCAGCTTTGATTTATAACGGAGAGTTAATTCAGTATGATGAAGTGCAAAAATTGTTAGAGAAAACAGAGAGTGGGAGAGTAGAGGAATTATTTATTCAAGCTGCTGGAAATGTTCAAGGAGGTGAGGCGAAATGA
- a CDS encoding ABC transporter permease: protein MMHLAKRVFRQTWNDKRSVMMILFAPLLILTLVYFLLGNSDYVPTVGVDPTSIPTKIVDALEEQELKMKDLSSEDVENPKTYLEEHQEVDAIFNYSLDLGMEITMFESSTKGGKAANEIQEAMSSLNPAAKVTTSFVFGDQEQSTFDSLGFVFLALFSFFLVFIISGMALVRERSGGTLERLLMSPIKRGEVILGYTLGYGIFAIIQSIFIVLYSVYILDLPSAGNIGLVMLTMVLLAITAVSFGATISIFSNSELQVVQMIPFTIIPQVFFSGLIPLDLIPYNLGNLCYLMPIYYGASAIKGVMVYGHGIGDIWIYLLALLGYALVLYMVNTQALRKFRRL, encoded by the coding sequence ATGATGCACTTAGCTAAACGAGTGTTCCGTCAAACATGGAATGACAAGCGCAGTGTGATGATGATTCTATTTGCGCCACTTTTAATTTTAACATTAGTCTACTTTTTATTAGGCAATTCTGATTATGTACCAACAGTCGGAGTAGATCCAACTAGTATACCGACTAAAATAGTGGATGCATTAGAGGAACAAGAACTAAAAATGAAAGACTTATCAAGTGAAGATGTTGAAAATCCAAAAACATATTTAGAGGAGCATCAAGAAGTAGATGCCATTTTTAACTACTCATTAGATTTAGGCATGGAAATTACGATGTTTGAATCTTCCACTAAAGGAGGAAAGGCAGCGAATGAAATACAAGAAGCTATGTCTTCACTTAATCCAGCTGCGAAGGTAACAACATCTTTTGTTTTTGGAGATCAAGAACAATCTACTTTCGACTCGTTGGGGTTTGTCTTTTTAGCATTGTTTTCGTTCTTTTTAGTTTTTATTATTAGCGGAATGGCATTAGTAAGGGAGAGAAGTGGTGGTACATTAGAGAGATTATTAATGTCTCCAATAAAACGGGGAGAAGTTATTCTCGGATACACGTTAGGCTATGGAATCTTTGCTATTATCCAATCCATTTTTATTGTTTTATATTCTGTTTACATTTTAGACCTACCTTCAGCTGGAAACATCGGCCTGGTGATGCTTACGATGGTATTATTAGCCATCACAGCGGTGTCTTTTGGAGCAACAATTTCTATTTTTTCTAATTCGGAATTACAAGTCGTGCAGATGATCCCGTTCACGATCATCCCGCAGGTGTTTTTCTCTGGATTAATTCCGTTAGATTTAATTCCGTACAATCTAGGAAACTTATGTTATCTTATGCCAATCTATTACGGGGCGAGTGCGATTAAAGGAGTAATGGTGTATGGACATGGAATTGGAGATATTTGGATCTATTTGTTAGCGTTGCTCGGTTATGCGCTTGTATTGTATATGGTGAATACGCAAGCATTGAGGAAGTTTAGAAGGTTGTAA
- a CDS encoding tRNA U-34 5-methylaminomethyl-2-thiouridine biosynthesis protein, with protein sequence MKSIILTITGAFVAWLVIGFVTDDFESNTLVVFIIGLLVGYNIRKKGE encoded by the coding sequence ATGAAATCTATTATTCTAACAATTACTGGCGCATTTGTTGCTTGGCTTGTCATTGGGTTTGTTACAGACGACTTCGAATCCAATACGTTGGTTGTTTTTATTATTGGTCTTTTAGTAGGCTATAACATTCGAAAAAAAGGAGAATGA
- a CDS encoding heavy metal translocating P-type ATPase, producing the protein MPFQLSLWKDTLHQHVELILAILSGFLLIGAFILEQNQLESAAVTLFLLAYVIGGFFKAKEGIEDSIETKSFNVELLMVLAAVGAGIIGYWFEGAMLIFIFALSGALETYTLQKSTKELSSLLSMQPSEAIVVKGEHHELVPIELIAVGEQIFVKPGEKIALDGRVVNGTSTVDQAAITGESLLVTKSIGEQVYAGSINMSGAITVEVTAGHEHTLASQMITLVQEAQKAKAPSQLFLEKFEKVYVQIVLWAVTVMIFLPVLLFDWSLTESFYRAMILLVVASPCALVASITPATLAAISKSAREGVLVKGGDHFEHLAFAKVMAFDKTGTLTKGELRVTDYQSPAGMEDNDFLRLLGSMEKSSAHPLAAAITSFMEKERGLILRTVDTTEYPGEGISASVNHVSWNVGNASFTGATVTPTIQEFMDNGKTVVFAKSDQGQEGYLVLQDTIRPEASSFITSLKEDGIYTVMITGDTHHTSASVAKLCNVDEFHAACLPVKKVKILERLRSTYTHTVMVGDGMNDGPALATAKVGIAMGTGTDLAIETADIILTRNSLKAIGSTLKTAKKLKKIILQNIVFSISVIFLLILSNYLQIIDIPLGVIGHEGSTILVILNSLRMLK; encoded by the coding sequence ATGCCCTTTCAACTTTCGTTATGGAAAGATACGTTGCATCAACATGTGGAATTGATATTAGCAATACTCTCTGGCTTTTTGTTAATCGGTGCATTTATTTTAGAACAAAATCAGCTGGAGTCTGCTGCTGTAACTCTGTTTCTCCTCGCATATGTTATTGGGGGGTTCTTTAAAGCCAAAGAAGGTATTGAAGATTCCATAGAGACAAAATCTTTCAATGTAGAGTTGTTGATGGTACTGGCTGCAGTTGGAGCTGGTATTATCGGCTACTGGTTTGAAGGTGCCATGTTAATTTTTATCTTCGCGTTGAGTGGAGCACTGGAGACCTATACGCTTCAGAAAAGCACGAAAGAGTTGTCTTCTCTTCTTTCTATGCAACCGTCAGAAGCAATCGTGGTAAAAGGAGAGCATCATGAACTTGTTCCAATTGAGTTAATCGCTGTTGGAGAACAGATTTTTGTGAAGCCCGGTGAAAAAATAGCTCTAGATGGAAGGGTGGTAAACGGGACTTCCACAGTTGATCAAGCAGCGATTACTGGTGAATCTTTACTCGTTACAAAGTCTATTGGTGAGCAAGTTTACGCAGGGTCCATTAATATGTCAGGAGCAATAACCGTAGAAGTGACGGCTGGGCACGAACATACCCTAGCTAGTCAGATGATTACTTTGGTGCAAGAAGCACAAAAAGCAAAAGCACCTTCTCAACTTTTCCTCGAAAAGTTTGAAAAAGTCTATGTTCAGATTGTGCTTTGGGCCGTTACTGTCATGATTTTCTTACCGGTTCTCTTGTTTGATTGGAGTTTAACAGAGTCGTTTTATCGCGCAATGATTTTGTTAGTAGTGGCTTCTCCTTGTGCGCTCGTAGCCTCCATTACTCCAGCCACACTTGCGGCTATCTCCAAGAGTGCACGTGAGGGAGTTCTTGTGAAAGGTGGAGACCACTTTGAGCATCTTGCCTTTGCAAAAGTGATGGCGTTTGATAAGACCGGGACGTTAACAAAAGGAGAACTACGTGTAACAGATTATCAATCACCTGCTGGTATGGAAGATAATGATTTTCTCAGATTGCTAGGCAGTATGGAGAAAAGCTCCGCTCACCCCTTAGCTGCAGCAATTACTTCTTTTATGGAAAAAGAAAGAGGTTTAATTTTACGTACGGTAGACACAACAGAGTATCCTGGGGAAGGGATTAGCGCTTCTGTAAATCATGTGAGCTGGAACGTCGGAAATGCTTCGTTCACAGGTGCCACTGTTACACCTACTATTCAAGAATTTATGGATAACGGGAAGACGGTAGTTTTCGCGAAAAGTGATCAAGGACAGGAAGGATATCTGGTGTTACAAGACACTATTCGTCCTGAGGCATCCTCCTTTATTACTAGTTTAAAAGAAGATGGGATTTATACGGTAATGATTACGGGAGATACGCACCATACCAGTGCATCTGTTGCAAAGCTTTGTAACGTTGATGAGTTTCACGCTGCTTGTTTGCCGGTGAAAAAAGTAAAGATTTTAGAGAGGTTACGTTCTACCTATACACATACTGTCATGGTTGGTGATGGAATGAACGATGGTCCTGCTCTCGCAACAGCTAAAGTGGGCATCGCGATGGGTACGGGAACGGATTTAGCGATTGAGACCGCCGATATCATTTTAACAAGAAATTCTTTGAAAGCTATTGGTAGCACGTTGAAAACTGCTAAGAAACTGAAGAAGATTATTCTTCAAAATATCGTCTTCTCTATTTCCGTTATCTTTCTACTGATCCTTTCTAATTACCTTCAAATCATTGATATTCCGTTAGGTGTCATTGGTCATGAAGGAAGTACGATTCTTGTTATTTTGAATAGCTTGCGGATGTTGAAGTAA
- a CDS encoding DUF4901 domain-containing protein yields the protein MDHTKLKEIATSVFDVPSHLPLTIEDYFEDKEAYFVWEEGMEEGVSVRLDSEGRLLALHAFLHDSELPEISLEERIEIAKAFLDKHYGEELSRWTLVKQEAGYLEFCPVIMEIPIEDAGVTIRVNKKGIVTDVSYRPLEVEPKILSYIAPKEQVLAEVKKDIQLKLSVASIIKVIHLGEVDRLALVYEWDGFYRPIPVDGSKVDQIIEEESQVMVDPPAPTNRLMNWSVEELIGITPDLEKIREGDMEDVSAVVWRKAGFEEKEGTLSVDDYIHNRAGETVKAKFDKKSGKLQGFLWFMERDGNVDLSSQECLQLAVDYIQAINPELLENFTLKLVERENINTEKQLFHFEIFLKNTSLQLPTMLGVNVNKRTGRVYFYSGIDIDLKSAAALETNPPISMEEAVERISKSLDIELKWKIDYDEDEKSYKLVYKLCDKESGNPIRYVDAVSGELILAERD from the coding sequence ATGGACCACACAAAACTAAAGGAAATTGCCACTTCCGTTTTCGACGTACCTTCGCACTTACCTTTAACCATAGAAGATTACTTTGAAGATAAAGAAGCCTACTTTGTTTGGGAAGAGGGGATGGAGGAAGGGGTATCCGTTCGATTAGATTCAGAAGGACGCCTCCTTGCTTTGCATGCTTTTCTACATGACTCGGAGTTGCCAGAAATCTCTTTGGAAGAGCGTATAGAAATTGCGAAGGCATTTTTGGACAAGCATTATGGAGAAGAACTGTCTAGATGGACACTTGTAAAACAGGAAGCGGGGTATCTTGAATTTTGCCCTGTGATAATGGAGATCCCAATAGAGGATGCAGGCGTGACGATTCGCGTAAACAAAAAAGGCATTGTGACAGACGTATCTTATCGACCACTGGAAGTCGAGCCGAAAATCCTGAGTTATATCGCGCCGAAAGAACAGGTTCTAGCAGAGGTGAAGAAGGACATTCAACTAAAACTTAGCGTTGCTTCTATTATAAAAGTAATCCATTTAGGGGAAGTGGACCGCCTGGCGTTGGTGTATGAGTGGGATGGATTTTATCGCCCCATTCCAGTTGATGGATCAAAAGTGGATCAGATAATAGAAGAGGAATCTCAAGTGATGGTGGATCCTCCTGCGCCAACTAACAGGCTGATGAACTGGAGTGTAGAAGAGCTGATTGGTATTACGCCTGATTTAGAAAAGATTCGTGAAGGGGATATGGAAGATGTCTCCGCTGTCGTATGGCGAAAAGCGGGCTTTGAAGAGAAGGAGGGTACACTTTCAGTTGACGATTACATCCATAATAGAGCAGGGGAAACGGTGAAGGCAAAGTTTGATAAAAAATCAGGTAAACTGCAGGGGTTCTTATGGTTTATGGAGCGTGATGGGAATGTGGATTTATCTTCACAAGAATGTTTGCAACTTGCCGTGGATTACATACAAGCAATCAATCCAGAGCTACTTGAGAATTTCACTCTGAAATTAGTGGAACGAGAGAATATAAATACAGAAAAACAGCTGTTTCATTTTGAAATCTTCTTAAAAAATACTTCCTTGCAGTTACCTACTATGCTTGGTGTCAATGTTAACAAACGAACAGGCCGAGTTTATTTTTACAGTGGCATTGATATAGACCTCAAATCTGCCGCTGCCTTAGAAACCAATCCGCCGATATCTATGGAAGAAGCAGTGGAGAGAATTTCGAAAAGCTTAGACATCGAACTGAAGTGGAAAATTGACTACGATGAGGATGAGAAGTCTTACAAACTAGTTTACAAGCTTTGTGATAAGGAATCGGGAAATCCTATCCGTTACGTGGACGCTGTGTCTGGAGAGCTTATTTTAGCAGAAAGGGATTGA
- a CDS encoding beta-carotene 15,15'-monooxygenase — MLVLKEKRNIWLLLLGLVLSSNLMLYYTTFGQSIVIEGSQAVVLGSLLDLVIVAPLLWMAYKKQFTWKQAILLGAGGLIAARFLIPIQHLEPFVAFTWVGFAIEGTIIALELFLVISLVLYLPKITSEVKKSPTPTVFAFPQSVDRYVNKNPIVHIICTEMLMLYYAFGSWNKQPRQGITMYKNSNYLATQMMIIHAIVLESVGFHWFLHKESAVLSIVLLVLNAYTVFFFLGDIQAMRLNPTYVEDGTLYLSMGLMKRVKIPLTSVVRVVENAEEMKILRKKGTVEFMASDMNTPEPDFIILLSQPVKVKYYLGFSKKYQQIAVRCDDPKGMRELLEVTK, encoded by the coding sequence ATGTTGGTGTTAAAAGAAAAACGCAACATCTGGCTTCTATTATTAGGACTCGTATTATCCAGTAATCTCATGCTCTACTACACCACCTTTGGGCAATCCATTGTAATCGAAGGCAGCCAAGCAGTCGTTCTAGGCTCGCTCTTGGACTTGGTCATCGTCGCACCATTATTGTGGATGGCTTACAAGAAGCAATTCACTTGGAAGCAAGCCATTCTTTTAGGTGCCGGTGGTCTTATTGCAGCAAGATTCCTCATTCCTATTCAACACCTAGAACCGTTCGTGGCGTTTACGTGGGTCGGGTTTGCTATTGAAGGGACGATTATCGCTTTAGAACTATTTCTAGTCATCTCCTTAGTTCTTTACTTACCGAAAATCACAAGTGAAGTAAAAAAATCACCCACTCCAACCGTATTTGCCTTTCCGCAATCGGTAGACCGCTACGTAAATAAAAATCCAATCGTCCACATCATTTGCACAGAAATGTTAATGCTGTACTATGCATTCGGTAGCTGGAATAAGCAGCCGAGACAAGGTATTACAATGTATAAAAACTCTAATTACCTAGCAACACAAATGATGATTATCCATGCGATTGTCTTAGAATCAGTAGGGTTTCATTGGTTTTTGCATAAGGAGTCAGCGGTTCTTTCCATTGTGCTACTGGTGCTGAATGCTTACACTGTCTTTTTCTTTTTGGGAGATATTCAAGCCATGAGATTAAATCCAACTTATGTAGAAGATGGTACCCTTTATTTATCGATGGGATTAATGAAGAGAGTAAAGATCCCTTTGACAAGTGTGGTGCGTGTAGTGGAAAACGCAGAAGAGATGAAGATTTTACGCAAGAAAGGCACCGTAGAATTCATGGCGAGTGATATGAATACACCTGAGCCTGATTTTATTATTCTTTTATCGCAGCCGGTTAAGGTGAAGTATTATTTAGGGTTTTCAAAGAAGTATCAACAAATAGCTGTTCGTTGTGACGATCCAAAAGGAATGAGGGAGCTATTAGAAGTGACAAAATGA
- a CDS encoding PepSY-associated TM helix domain-containing protein gives MEAVKLKQDNVPNKNKSAGWKQTIWRWHFFAGILVAPFVLILAISGGVYLFKPQIESMVYNDLYYVKESGEAELSISKQIDSVKLALPSAMVTSIQLQADDRKTTQINYMDGEAMRTAYVNPYTGEYQGSLANEQKVTEIFRRIHGELFVGGTAANYLVELAACWTLILVITGLYLWWPRKKSSIWGTIIPRWRNKKLRLRDLHAVPAFWLSFFTIILILTGLPWSGVMGEQINRLATATNSGYPAFAYPFMGAPESPIKATDVADDVPWASENLAVPASSPTPTPISMEDASHVASFMELPRPYTLSLPRGETGVYTLSSSHGVPTESFTIHLDQYSGNVLSDVRYDDFGIMAKAITLGIALHEGRLFGLPNQLIGLLVCIGLIFVVLSALVLWRKRKPEKHSGAPTTARTKSVTISAWVIMVLFGLLMPLVGASLIIVFLLDRILLSRWSITRKWLQYD, from the coding sequence GTGGAAGCAGTAAAACTAAAACAAGATAATGTACCAAACAAAAATAAATCTGCCGGATGGAAACAAACCATATGGCGTTGGCATTTCTTTGCTGGAATTTTAGTTGCGCCATTTGTACTAATACTAGCGATTAGCGGTGGTGTTTATTTATTTAAACCACAGATAGAATCTATGGTTTACAACGATCTGTACTACGTGAAGGAGTCAGGAGAAGCAGAACTATCGATAAGTAAGCAAATAGACAGTGTAAAGTTAGCTCTTCCATCTGCAATGGTTACTTCTATTCAACTTCAAGCTGATGATAGAAAAACCACACAAATTAATTATATGGATGGAGAAGCAATGAGAACCGCTTACGTCAATCCATATACAGGTGAATACCAAGGTTCCTTAGCAAACGAACAAAAAGTAACGGAGATTTTTAGAAGGATACACGGCGAATTATTTGTTGGTGGGACAGCCGCAAACTACTTAGTAGAACTTGCTGCTTGTTGGACACTTATTTTAGTGATTACAGGACTTTATCTGTGGTGGCCTCGTAAAAAGTCCTCTATCTGGGGGACAATTATTCCAAGATGGAGAAACAAAAAATTACGACTAAGAGATTTACACGCAGTTCCAGCATTTTGGCTATCATTTTTTACTATTATTTTGATTTTAACGGGTCTACCATGGTCTGGTGTAATGGGAGAACAAATTAACAGATTAGCAACAGCAACAAACTCTGGATATCCGGCATTTGCTTATCCATTCATGGGAGCGCCAGAGTCACCAATAAAAGCAACAGATGTAGCCGATGATGTACCATGGGCATCGGAAAATTTAGCAGTCCCTGCATCTTCTCCTACGCCTACACCAATATCTATGGAAGATGCTTCTCACGTAGCTAGTTTTATGGAATTACCTAGACCGTATACCCTTTCACTCCCGCGTGGTGAAACAGGTGTATATACGCTATCTTCTAGTCATGGAGTTCCGACAGAATCATTTACCATTCATTTAGATCAGTATTCAGGAAATGTTTTATCGGACGTACGATATGATGATTTTGGTATTATGGCAAAGGCAATCACACTTGGAATTGCCTTACATGAAGGTCGACTGTTTGGTTTACCTAACCAGCTAATTGGCTTGTTAGTTTGTATTGGATTAATATTTGTTGTGTTAAGTGCACTTGTTCTTTGGAGAAAAAGAAAACCTGAGAAGCATTCTGGGGCTCCAACAACAGCAAGAACGAAAAGCGTTACCATTAGCGCTTGGGTGATTATGGTACTCTTTGGACTACTTATGCCATTAGTTGGAGCATCGTTAATTATTGTCTTCCTTCTAGACCGTATACTGTTATCCAGGTGGAGTATTACGCGTAAATGGTTACAATACGATTAA
- a CDS encoding DeoR family transcriptional regulator, whose protein sequence is MLPAERKEQLIEWLRQEKYLKISEISKRLNVSEMTVYRDVHQLVEEKLVEKTPNGISLKVTSSVSSNDCVVCFKPATSRLSMKFVKKSQEVVSVCCPHCALLHMQHVEEEVLNIIGQDYLMDTTINGRMGYYVLQSSLPLKCCEPQALLFSSESDAIGFTKGFGGEVHTFESARRTIEMQMTKPCCSKGE, encoded by the coding sequence ATGTTACCAGCAGAAAGAAAAGAACAGTTAATAGAGTGGTTAAGGCAAGAAAAATATTTAAAGATATCCGAAATAAGTAAGCGCTTAAATGTATCAGAAATGACAGTTTATCGTGATGTGCATCAGTTAGTAGAAGAAAAACTAGTGGAAAAAACGCCAAATGGAATTTCACTAAAAGTCACAAGCTCTGTATCTTCTAATGACTGTGTCGTTTGTTTTAAACCTGCAACAAGTAGATTATCGATGAAATTTGTGAAAAAGTCACAAGAAGTTGTTAGTGTATGTTGTCCTCATTGCGCCTTACTACATATGCAACATGTGGAAGAAGAAGTGTTAAACATAATCGGACAAGACTACCTGATGGATACAACGATAAACGGAAGAATGGGTTACTATGTTTTACAATCTTCTCTTCCACTAAAGTGCTGTGAGCCTCAAGCTTTGTTATTTTCTTCAGAAAGTGACGCAATTGGTTTTACAAAAGGATTTGGTGGAGAAGTCCATACGTTTGAAAGCGCCAGAAGAACAATTGAAATGCAGATGACTAAACCTTGTTGTAGTAAAGGAGAATAA
- the abc-f gene encoding ribosomal protection-like ABC-F family protein produces MLELKIQGIKKYMDSTLVLENVSLEAYGHEKVGIVGMNGSGKSTILRIIAGLEPMNYYPGYPQTTSFGYDEGLIHRPKHATCAYLEQTPHYPSHCKVIDVLNEAFEEVMELEGQLREIEAKMNEVEGVELERLLKKYSDVTQQFEAKGGYEREEKLAKVCTGLKFTEEFLQKDFSMLSGGEKTTVGLGRLLMNNPEVLLLDEPTNHLDMDSVEWLEGFLRNYKGIVLIVSHDRYFLDNVVTKIVEIEDMESTMYKGNYSSFVEQKEENMRILYEQYREQQKKIHGMQQQIKSLRDWAMRADNNKFFRRAASIQKRLDKMEKIDKPVSEREKMKLQFHTTDRSGKETIKAMEISKRYGDKVLLDAANAIVHYGERVSLIGANGSGKTTFLRMLLEEEAPDSGQVAFGASVKAAYLPQKFTFTDENSTVLETFREDFDIFEGKAREYLAKFMFFGGSVFKKVKQLSGGERIRLKLAILLFQEINVLILDEPTNHLDIESIETLEAALDDFKGTIFFISHDRYFINKFASRLIALENATLTSYAGNYDYYRQQKEKEVPVVVEKPKKVVVREVEKAPKVDRKRVEERIFALEQQVAELEKKLEDATLGLEDMQKLYEKKQAADAELEAAMLKWMELE; encoded by the coding sequence ATGTTAGAACTGAAAATTCAAGGCATCAAAAAATATATGGATTCCACGCTCGTATTAGAAAACGTATCGTTAGAGGCTTATGGTCACGAAAAAGTAGGCATTGTCGGAATGAATGGAAGTGGGAAGAGTACGATCTTGCGAATTATCGCAGGTTTGGAACCTATGAATTACTACCCAGGATATCCACAGACTACGAGTTTTGGCTATGATGAAGGACTGATCCATCGGCCGAAACACGCGACGTGTGCTTACCTCGAACAGACACCACATTACCCTAGCCATTGTAAAGTCATTGATGTGCTTAATGAAGCATTTGAGGAAGTAATGGAGCTAGAGGGACAGCTTCGCGAAATAGAGGCAAAGATGAATGAGGTAGAGGGCGTAGAGTTAGAACGACTGTTGAAAAAGTACAGCGATGTCACCCAACAATTTGAAGCCAAAGGTGGATATGAGCGAGAAGAAAAACTTGCAAAGGTGTGCACAGGGCTAAAATTTACCGAAGAGTTCCTTCAGAAAGACTTCTCGATGTTAAGTGGAGGAGAGAAAACCACTGTTGGACTAGGGAGATTGCTGATGAATAATCCTGAGGTCTTACTGCTGGATGAGCCAACCAACCATCTAGATATGGACTCGGTGGAGTGGTTGGAGGGGTTCTTGCGTAACTATAAAGGTATCGTGTTAATCGTTTCCCATGATCGTTACTTCTTAGACAATGTAGTAACAAAAATTGTTGAAATAGAAGATATGGAATCGACCATGTATAAAGGGAACTACTCCTCTTTTGTAGAGCAAAAAGAAGAAAATATGCGCATTTTATATGAGCAATACCGAGAGCAGCAAAAGAAGATTCATGGTATGCAACAGCAGATTAAAAGTTTGCGAGACTGGGCAATGAGGGCGGACAACAACAAGTTTTTCAGACGGGCAGCGAGCATTCAAAAAAGACTTGATAAAATGGAGAAGATCGATAAACCAGTGTCGGAACGAGAAAAGATGAAACTTCAATTTCATACGACAGACCGTTCGGGGAAAGAAACGATCAAGGCCATGGAGATTAGTAAACGGTATGGTGACAAAGTTTTGCTGGATGCCGCGAATGCGATCGTTCATTACGGTGAAAGAGTAAGTCTCATCGGTGCAAACGGCAGTGGTAAAACTACCTTCTTACGTATGCTACTCGAAGAAGAAGCACCCGATAGCGGTCAAGTAGCATTCGGAGCGAGTGTGAAAGCTGCTTATCTACCACAAAAATTTACGTTTACAGATGAAAATAGCACTGTGTTAGAAACGTTCCGAGAAGACTTTGATATTTTTGAAGGAAAAGCAAGAGAGTACTTGGCGAAGTTTATGTTCTTCGGTGGCAGTGTGTTTAAAAAAGTGAAACAGCTGTCAGGAGGCGAACGAATTCGCTTGAAGTTAGCGATTTTGTTATTCCAGGAAATCAATGTTTTGATTCTGGATGAGCCAACGAACCATTTGGATATCGAATCGATAGAAACGCTCGAAGCGGCTTTGGACGATTTCAAAGGTACGATCTTCTTCATTTCGCATGACCGTTACTTTATTAATAAGTTTGCAAGCAGGTTGATTGCGTTAGAGAATGCCACACTCACAAGCTATGCGGGGAACTACGATTACTACCGGCAGCAGAAGGAGAAAGAAGTGCCTGTGGTTGTAGAGAAACCGAAGAAAGTGGTGGTGCGAGAAGTTGAGAAGGCACCAAAGGTTGATCGGAAGCGAGTAGAAGAGCGAATCTTCGCCTTAGAGCAGCAAGTAGCAGAGCTGGAGAAAAAATTAGAAGATGCGACGCTCGGGCTAGAGGACATGCAGAAACTGTATGAGAAGAAGCAGGCGGCAGATGCAGAACTAGAAGCCGCGATGCTGAAGTGGATGGAGTTGGAATAG